The following DNA comes from Papaver somniferum cultivar HN1 chromosome 4, ASM357369v1, whole genome shotgun sequence.
TTTCAGCTGTAGTTtctctttttatgatttttattgaaccaTTGCTTCTTCCAGGGATGCATCCGCGTGTTCTGGTTGATGGATTTGACATTGCCAAGAGAGCCACCCTTCAATTTCTAGAGAAATTTAAGACTCCCGTGGTAATGGGCGATGAACCTGATAAAGAAATTCTGAAAATGGTTGCGAGAACAACTTTGAGGaccaaggtatatttcatttttatgttttaGGTCTTCTGATTAGCATCTTATGCACCTTTTCTTGTATGCTGTTACTTTCTGTTACTTATGCttgtctttctttcttttgtaGTTGTACGAGTCAATGGCAGATCAATTAACTGAGATCATTGTTAATGGGGTCAGTACTCTTGCACTTTCATGTTGAATTACCTTTCTCTCTTATATTTCTTATTTATTCCCAATTTCCCTtgataaacatctcttcttcttgtagtactatcttttttcttttatttatttcatgATCTGGCACTGTTCATTATCTTGTATAGTACTTTTCCCATTGGGGTAATAGTTCAAACGTCATCGATATCTAATTTCCGGACTTTTTTTTAGATATTTCACTTGTATAATTTCTGTATCTTATGTTGGTGACTCTATTTATTAATGCAAGCTTTCACCAGAGATTGTTTGGTTTCTTTTATTAATTTGGCTGATGTTCTTATTCGTTGATTCGGTTGCCTGATATATTGTCCTTGTTTCGATGCAAACAGGTGCTCTGCATTCGCAAGCCCGAAGAACCTATCGATTTGTTTATGGTAGAAATCATGCACATGCGCCATAAGTTTGATGTTGACACACGTTTGGTATGTCTGAAACTTCTCTTTAGTTATGTACAGACTAATTCATCAACATTATTGATCGGTGGAATTTGACTTCACAGCATCGATGTTAATCACACATTACTTACACAAAATGCATATGCATTAACGGGATACCACCATGGCCTACACCTTTTGGAATCCCAGTAAAATAGACCAATTTGAATGCTAGTGGATTGGTTCATAGTTATTGCTTATCAGTTTTACAAGTCATAACGGGCACCGGTTTGGTCATTACATCAATAGGCTTCAAAATATCAACCTACATGGACCATCAATCCTAATTGCTGAAGTTACCAAACACTCAaatttatttttgtaaaaaaCAACTTTTTTACTGCATTTTCAATAACCAAGAAGAGATCCCATGCAGTCTGAactatgtctttttttttcttcaaatgttaCTTGTAAGCTGGAACTTTTGTGCTTTTTATGTAGGTTGAGGGTCTTGTCCTCGATCACGGGTCTAGGCATCCAGATATGAAACGGCGGGCAGAGAACTGTTACATCCTAACATGTAATGTTTCTTTGGAGTATGAGAAAAGGTAATTCTTGAACATTAATTTCTTGAAGCAAAATATAGCTCTAATCTTGgtttatactccctctgtttctgtaGAAGTGCTACTATCACTTTTTCATTACAATATTTATTTCTAGTTGTCGTGTGATACAGTCAAAGCATAAGTAGTGCTGCCATGCTGTTTTCAGACACCTTTCAGCTTTTGTTCTTTTTCAGTTTCATATATTGATTGAGATtcaatctttctttttgtttgtcATTGGTGTATAAAGCCATTAACATTCATGCCaaaatgttatttttattttgcagTGAAGTAAATGCAGGTTTCTTTTACTCGAACGCAGAGCAGAGAGAGGCCATGGTTGCTGCTGAAAGACGTCAAGTTGACGAGAGAGTGAAAAAAATCATTGAACTAAAGGAAAAGGTATGATCCAGATACATGTTTTTGGCACCTGCAAAATAATTGTTTATAGGAGCCTTAGAGCTCAGTTATTGTATGAACTAGGAAATATTGGAATCATGGCTGAAGGGCCAACTTGGCAACCTAGTATCTTGATCCATCTCGGACTGAATATCTCATTGCTTTATTCTTTGGATTGTTTCCAGCTTTGCTCAGGAACAGACAAAAACTTTGTTGTCATCAATCAGAAGGGAATTGATCCACCTTCGCTGGACCTTCTTGCTAGAGCAGGGGTGAGTTACTTCTCTTGTCAAAATTCCATATGAAATTATTATGCTCGTCATATATTGGCTTGTGGTGACGCCACCATATTGGAAAGAAATGTTCGCTTCAATTGTGAAAATTAATAAAGAAAATTGTTCACTATCATGTTGCTTTGCCTTAATCATCTGCAACCTAACTCTTGTATTGTAGATAGTGGGCCTCCGAAGAGCAAAGAGAAGAAATATGGAGCGATTGGTTTTGGCTTGTGGAGGAGAGGCTGTTAATTCCGTTGATGATCTTACAGAAGATTGTCTTGGTTGGGCAGGACTTGTGTATGAGCATGTTCTTGGAGAAGAGAAGTACACTTTCGTGGAAAATGTGAAGAACCCTCACTCTTGTACCATCTTAATCAAAGGTACAATTTTCTTCTCACACTACTGGACTTCATCCTGTAAATAGAATTAGCCATTCAGTTTCTTCATATTCATTAGTTTATTAGTTTTGAGGAAATCAAACATCTACGGCTGGCGCTTCAGTTCATGTGATTGTCTTTCATTTCCCGGTTTACGTAAGATAATAATTATTTTCCTGCATGCCAACTTTGGCTGTGAACTAGAATATGATACAAGCTGTTTTATTTATGTAAATAAATTCATAAAAACCCCATCCTCATGATTACATCTTTTGTTGCAGGTCCTAATGACCATACGATTGCTCAAATCAAGGATGCTGTTAGAGATGGTTTGAGAGCAGTCAAGAACACGATTGAGGATGAAGCAGTTATACTGGTATGCTTTCTACTTGATTCTTGAACATTTATATGCATTAGTACTTAAAACTTCTCTCACCCAAGATTCTGTCTGTAAACTTTACTAATCTACTGTAAGGGTGGCCATATGATGTTTACAACTGTAATGCagttttttttgtgtgttaaTGTTTGTAATTGTCCTAATGATCTAGGGTGCTGGAGCTTTTGAGGTTGCAGCCAGACAGTACCTAGTCAATGAGGTCAAGAAAACTGTTCAAGGGGTAATATTTCTTACTCCGGTAACATCCTCAGCAAATGAAATTTATTTCATAGGTTTTTAT
Coding sequences within:
- the LOC113275614 gene encoding T-complex protein 1 subunit zeta 1-like — protein: MSIKLLNPNAEVINKSAALHMNINAAKGLQDVLKTNLGPKGTIKMLVGGSGDIKLTKDGNTLLKDMQIQNPTAIMIARTAVAQDDISGDGTTSTVVFIGELMKQSERYIDEGMHPRVLVDGFDIAKRATLQFLEKFKTPVVMGDEPDKEILKMVARTTLRTKLYESMADQLTEIIVNGVLCIRKPEEPIDLFMVEIMHMRHKFDVDTRLVEGLVLDHGSRHPDMKRRAENCYILTCNVSLEYEKSEVNAGFFYSNAEQREAMVAAERRQVDERVKKIIELKEKLCSGTDKNFVVINQKGIDPPSLDLLARAGIVGLRRAKRRNMERLVLACGGEAVNSVDDLTEDCLGWAGLVYEHVLGEEKYTFVENVKNPHSCTILIKGPNDHTIAQIKDAVRDGLRAVKNTIEDEAVILGAGAFEVAARQYLVNEVKKTVQGRAQLGVEAFADALLVVPKTLAENSGLDTQDVIISLTGEHDKGNVVGLNLHTGEPIDPQMEGIFDNYSVKRQIINSGPVIASQLLLVDEVIRAGRNMRKPT